From Hippoglossus stenolepis isolate QCI-W04-F060 chromosome 19, HSTE1.2, whole genome shotgun sequence, the proteins below share one genomic window:
- the tfap2a gene encoding transcription factor AP-2-alpha isoform X1: MKMLWKLTDNIKYEDCEDRHDGTSNGTARLPQLGGVGQSPYTSAPPLSHTPNSDFQPPYFPPPYQPIYPQSQDPYSHVNDPYSLNSLHAQQQPQHPGWPGQRQAQESGLLHQHRGLPHQLCRDYRREVLLPSGHGLDSGLSDSISIHGIPHSLEDVQPVEDQGIHIPDQTVIKKGPVSLSKHNNISSIPVNKDGLFGGVVNPNEVFCSVPGRLSLLSSTSKYKVTVAEVQRRLSPPECLNASLLGGVLRRAKSKNGGRSLREKLDKIGLNLPAGRRKAANVTLLTSLVEGEAVHLARDFGYVCETEFPSKAVAEYVNRQHSDPNEQVQRKNMLLATKQVCKEFTDLLSQDRSPLGNSRPQPILEPGIQSCLTHFSLISHGFGTPALCAAITALQNYLTEAIKAMDKMYLNNNPNSHDNGTKGGDKDEKHRK; this comes from the exons ATGAAAATGCTTTGGAAATTAACagataacattaaatatgaagattGCGAG GATCGTCACGACGGCACCAGCAATGGGACAGCCAGGCTACCTCAGCTGGGCGGCGTGGGCCAGAGTCCCTACACGAGCGCGCCGCCGCTCTCCCACACGCCGAACTCGGACTTCCAGCCCCCGTACTTCCCCCCGCCCTACCAGCCCATCTACCCGCAGTCTCAGGACCCTTACTCGCACGTCAACGACCCCTACTCCCTCAACTCGCTGCACgcccagcagcagccgcagcaccCGGGATGGCCGGGCCAGCGGCAGGCCCAGGAGAGCGGCCTGCTGCACCAGCACCGCGGCCTGCCGCACCAGCTGTGCCGGGACTACCGCAGGGAAGTGCTGCTGCCGTCCGGCCACGGTCTCGACTCGGGACTGTCGGACTCTATCTCTATCCATGGAATACCTCACTCTTTAGAAGACGTTCAG CCTGTTGAGGATCAAGGAATTCACATCCCCGACCagactgtaattaaaaaag GTCCAGTGTCCTTATCCAAGCACAACAACATCTCCTCCATCCCCGTAAACAAGGACGGTCTCTTCGGCGGCGTGGTGAACCCCAACGAGGTGTTCTGCTCGGTACCGGGCCGCCTCTCCCTGCTCAGCTCCACGTCGAAGtacaaggtcacggtggccgaGGTGCAGAGGCGCCTCTCGCCGCCCGAGTGCCTCAACGCCTCCCTGCTGGGCGGGGTGCTGAGGAG GGCCAAGTCTAAGAATGGAGGAAGATCCTTAAGGGAGAAGCTGGATAAAATCGGCTTGAATCTACCTGCGGGCAGACGCAAGGCAGCCAACGTCACCTTGCTGACGTCACTAGTCGAGG GCGAGGCGGTGCATCTTGCCAGGGATTTTGGTTATGTATGCGAGACCGAGTTTCCATCCAAGGCAGTAGCTGAATATGTAAACCGTCAGCATTCCGACCCAAACGAACAAgtccaaagaaaaaacatgctATTGGCCACAAA GCAAGTCTGCAAAGAGTTCACGGACCTGCTGTCCCAGGACCGCTCGCCGCTGGGGAACTCGCGGCCGCAGCCCATCCTCGAACCGGGAATCCAGAGCTGCTTGACCCACTTCAGTCTAATCTCGCACGGTTTTGGGACCCCGGCGCTGTGCGCGGCCATCACGGCCCTGCAGAACTATCTGACCGAGGCTATCAAAGCCATGGACAAAATGTACCTCAACAACAACCCAAACAGTCACGATAACGGCACTAAAGGCGGAGACAAAGACGAGAAACACAGAAAGTGA
- the tfap2a gene encoding transcription factor AP-2-alpha isoform X2, translating to MLVHSFSAMDRHDGTSNGTARLPQLGGVGQSPYTSAPPLSHTPNSDFQPPYFPPPYQPIYPQSQDPYSHVNDPYSLNSLHAQQQPQHPGWPGQRQAQESGLLHQHRGLPHQLCRDYRREVLLPSGHGLDSGLSDSISIHGIPHSLEDVQPVEDQGIHIPDQTVIKKGPVSLSKHNNISSIPVNKDGLFGGVVNPNEVFCSVPGRLSLLSSTSKYKVTVAEVQRRLSPPECLNASLLGGVLRRAKSKNGGRSLREKLDKIGLNLPAGRRKAANVTLLTSLVEGEAVHLARDFGYVCETEFPSKAVAEYVNRQHSDPNEQVQRKNMLLATKQVCKEFTDLLSQDRSPLGNSRPQPILEPGIQSCLTHFSLISHGFGTPALCAAITALQNYLTEAIKAMDKMYLNNNPNSHDNGTKGGDKDEKHRK from the exons ATGTTGGTGCACAGTTTTTCCGCGATG GATCGTCACGACGGCACCAGCAATGGGACAGCCAGGCTACCTCAGCTGGGCGGCGTGGGCCAGAGTCCCTACACGAGCGCGCCGCCGCTCTCCCACACGCCGAACTCGGACTTCCAGCCCCCGTACTTCCCCCCGCCCTACCAGCCCATCTACCCGCAGTCTCAGGACCCTTACTCGCACGTCAACGACCCCTACTCCCTCAACTCGCTGCACgcccagcagcagccgcagcaccCGGGATGGCCGGGCCAGCGGCAGGCCCAGGAGAGCGGCCTGCTGCACCAGCACCGCGGCCTGCCGCACCAGCTGTGCCGGGACTACCGCAGGGAAGTGCTGCTGCCGTCCGGCCACGGTCTCGACTCGGGACTGTCGGACTCTATCTCTATCCATGGAATACCTCACTCTTTAGAAGACGTTCAG CCTGTTGAGGATCAAGGAATTCACATCCCCGACCagactgtaattaaaaaag GTCCAGTGTCCTTATCCAAGCACAACAACATCTCCTCCATCCCCGTAAACAAGGACGGTCTCTTCGGCGGCGTGGTGAACCCCAACGAGGTGTTCTGCTCGGTACCGGGCCGCCTCTCCCTGCTCAGCTCCACGTCGAAGtacaaggtcacggtggccgaGGTGCAGAGGCGCCTCTCGCCGCCCGAGTGCCTCAACGCCTCCCTGCTGGGCGGGGTGCTGAGGAG GGCCAAGTCTAAGAATGGAGGAAGATCCTTAAGGGAGAAGCTGGATAAAATCGGCTTGAATCTACCTGCGGGCAGACGCAAGGCAGCCAACGTCACCTTGCTGACGTCACTAGTCGAGG GCGAGGCGGTGCATCTTGCCAGGGATTTTGGTTATGTATGCGAGACCGAGTTTCCATCCAAGGCAGTAGCTGAATATGTAAACCGTCAGCATTCCGACCCAAACGAACAAgtccaaagaaaaaacatgctATTGGCCACAAA GCAAGTCTGCAAAGAGTTCACGGACCTGCTGTCCCAGGACCGCTCGCCGCTGGGGAACTCGCGGCCGCAGCCCATCCTCGAACCGGGAATCCAGAGCTGCTTGACCCACTTCAGTCTAATCTCGCACGGTTTTGGGACCCCGGCGCTGTGCGCGGCCATCACGGCCCTGCAGAACTATCTGACCGAGGCTATCAAAGCCATGGACAAAATGTACCTCAACAACAACCCAAACAGTCACGATAACGGCACTAAAGGCGGAGACAAAGACGAGAAACACAGAAAGTGA